A window from Corynebacterium urogenitale encodes these proteins:
- a CDS encoding ABC transporter permease: MNTPGDQRFPTGFFAPRPRRSSPGKILAAQAKMESLLFLRHGEQQLLSLIIPLGILIGLSLFPELSQDRGVSAVYPMTLAIALMGAGFTGQAIAVAFDRRYGALKRIGASGVPTWALIGGKICAVAVVVAVQVMILSLAAAFLGWAPEVSGIPAAIVVALVGVATFTSLGLLLGGRLSSEMVLALSNTVWFVLLGAAVVVLMAGDSLSEGTRNLLAFVPSVALMDGLTAALNHARFDGVAVLILLVWALIGACAAFKTFRFTMDSD; encoded by the coding sequence ATGAATACCCCAGGCGACCAACGCTTTCCGACCGGCTTCTTCGCTCCCCGACCCCGACGCTCATCTCCGGGCAAGATCCTCGCAGCACAGGCCAAGATGGAATCCCTTCTGTTTCTGCGCCACGGTGAGCAACAGCTACTGAGCCTGATCATTCCACTCGGAATTCTCATTGGCCTCTCCCTCTTTCCAGAGTTGTCCCAAGACAGAGGTGTCAGTGCGGTTTACCCGATGACGCTAGCCATCGCCCTCATGGGTGCCGGTTTCACTGGGCAGGCGATCGCTGTCGCCTTTGATCGCCGCTACGGTGCGCTGAAACGGATTGGCGCTTCTGGTGTGCCAACATGGGCTTTGATCGGGGGAAAGATATGCGCCGTGGCTGTCGTGGTCGCGGTGCAGGTAATGATCCTGAGTCTCGCTGCGGCATTCCTAGGCTGGGCGCCCGAAGTCTCGGGCATTCCTGCGGCGATTGTCGTGGCCCTCGTCGGAGTCGCGACCTTCACCAGTCTGGGCCTCCTGCTTGGTGGTCGGCTGAGTTCGGAGATGGTGCTTGCCCTCTCCAACACTGTGTGGTTTGTACTCCTAGGCGCAGCCGTCGTGGTGCTCATGGCAGGAGATTCCCTTAGTGAGGGCACACGAAATCTCTTGGCCTTCGTCCCTTCCGTCGCGCTGATGGATGGCTTGACTGCAGCTCTGAATCACGCACGCTTTGATGGTGTCGCGGTTCTTATTCTGCTCGTTTGGGCCCTCATAGGTGCCTGCGCCGCCTTCAAAACTTTCCGGTTCACGATGGACAGTGATTAG
- the mptB gene encoding polyprenol phosphomannose-dependent alpha 1,6 mannosyltransferase MptB yields MTDDHRHSRLTKVRPLQALASQLPHLGLAGSRSAHLHKDDVASATYSESGSDSSTPDGRSAVPGNEPAFPLDAPHRMRLRLAMFLGTVGAFIIALGGLGAGAFPVLLNPLRQVAFVGTFSRMLHSATVLVFLGIGLLVIGWLLIARFCVNTRSRQARLVPLSILWRTFAAWVIPLFVTAPLFTQDIYSYLAQGSIAARGWDPYSAGPVDLLGAQDPLARSVPLMWSHSPAPYGPTALGYGAVISWLTNDHFVAGILLHRLVSIMGLALAGWALVRLARRCSVPPQTALWLGVLNPLALLHLVGGIHNEAAMLGLLLAGMELVLRGVDRLDRPQASRWILIVAGLTLITGAGLVKVTALMALGFAGVAIARWFGGTIKDLFVSAFICSGVATVVVVAMSLGTGVGFGWITSQGGATEIVSWMSFSTVAGLASAFLGNFLGLGDHQEVALTVFRAFGILVGIFWVVRMLWASFKGRIHPVGGLGVAMFLLVIFFPVVHPWYLLWAILPLAAWANRDLFIFIAAAYSTAFSFFILPKGLGLPPGTVIYIYVMFVVVFSAVLALGYWFARSHPFLAESVRTGQSLEGQRLRHRRVSAREALK; encoded by the coding sequence ATGACTGACGATCATCGCCACTCGCGGCTTACGAAGGTGCGCCCTTTGCAGGCGTTGGCCTCGCAGCTGCCGCATCTGGGGTTGGCGGGCTCGCGAAGCGCGCACTTGCATAAGGATGATGTGGCATCCGCCACTTATTCGGAGAGTGGCTCTGACTCTTCGACACCGGATGGCCGCTCTGCTGTGCCGGGCAATGAGCCAGCGTTCCCACTCGACGCTCCTCATCGGATGCGTCTCCGACTAGCAATGTTTCTCGGAACAGTCGGAGCCTTCATCATTGCTCTGGGCGGCTTGGGTGCTGGTGCGTTCCCAGTCCTCCTCAATCCTTTGAGGCAAGTGGCGTTCGTAGGCACTTTCTCCCGCATGCTGCATAGCGCAACTGTCCTTGTGTTCCTAGGCATTGGGCTGCTCGTCATAGGTTGGCTCCTTATCGCCCGCTTCTGTGTGAATACGCGAAGCCGCCAGGCACGCTTGGTTCCATTAAGCATCCTCTGGCGGACGTTCGCGGCCTGGGTGATTCCGCTTTTTGTGACAGCTCCCCTGTTTACTCAGGACATCTACTCCTACCTGGCACAGGGATCCATTGCCGCCCGCGGATGGGATCCTTATTCCGCAGGACCTGTGGATCTGTTGGGCGCTCAGGATCCACTGGCACGCTCAGTGCCTCTGATGTGGAGTCATTCTCCCGCTCCGTACGGTCCGACGGCACTGGGCTACGGTGCCGTCATTTCCTGGCTCACGAATGATCATTTCGTGGCAGGAATACTCCTCCATCGACTCGTGTCGATTATGGGGCTGGCACTCGCCGGATGGGCGCTCGTGCGGCTCGCGCGCCGATGCTCCGTACCGCCACAGACTGCGTTGTGGCTCGGAGTTCTCAATCCTTTGGCCTTGCTTCACCTCGTCGGCGGCATCCACAACGAGGCAGCGATGCTCGGACTGCTGCTGGCCGGCATGGAGCTCGTTTTGCGTGGTGTGGACCGTCTCGACCGTCCTCAGGCTAGCCGGTGGATCCTCATTGTCGCTGGCCTGACGCTCATTACAGGTGCTGGTCTTGTCAAGGTCACGGCCTTGATGGCTTTAGGATTTGCGGGGGTGGCAATAGCGCGCTGGTTCGGTGGCACGATCAAAGACCTGTTTGTCTCGGCATTCATTTGTTCGGGCGTCGCCACTGTCGTCGTCGTAGCTATGTCGTTGGGCACCGGCGTAGGGTTCGGATGGATAACCTCCCAGGGCGGTGCAACGGAGATCGTCAGCTGGATGTCATTCTCGACCGTCGCGGGCCTTGCTTCGGCATTCCTCGGTAACTTCCTTGGCCTCGGCGACCACCAGGAAGTTGCGCTGACGGTCTTCCGAGCCTTCGGTATTCTCGTCGGTATTTTTTGGGTCGTGCGCATGTTGTGGGCAAGTTTTAAGGGAAGGATCCACCCAGTCGGTGGCTTGGGTGTGGCGATGTTCCTGCTCGTTATTTTCTTCCCCGTGGTTCACCCTTGGTATCTGCTGTGGGCGATTCTTCCTCTAGCCGCATGGGCAAACCGGGACCTGTTCATCTTTATCGCCGCGGCATACTCCACCGCTTTTAGCTTCTTCATCCTGCCCAAGGGGTTAGGCCTGCCCCCAGGTACGGTGATCTACATCTACGTGATGTTCGTTGTTGTATTCTCCGCAGTACTTGCCCTTGGATATTGGTTTGCCAGGTCCCACCCATTTCTTGCCGAAAGCGTGCGCACCGGTCAATCCTTGGAGGGACAACGCTTGCGCCATCGTAGGGTTTCGGCCCGAGAAGCGCTAAAGTAA
- the sufD gene encoding Fe-S cluster assembly protein SufD, with translation MTTPLTETEATITPVKAGTEHQTKGDRFTSFNVEDFSIPKGKDEDWRFTPLRRLHGLHDGTAAAGERANIDVQAPEGVSYEELDPSDERIGRAGAPVDRAAAQAWSETTKADYIKVAKDTVLTDPVTITITGAGEEKVSYGSLVVELDTHAEAVVIVKYAGSGAHSDNIEFVVGDGAKLTTVVFEDWNRDGVHLSNSHIQVGRDATVRHYYAAFGGDVVRSVPHVRYTAPGGDAELLGLYFADAGQYFEQRLLVDHSIQNCRSNVLYKGALQGEPEKGAEARDARTAWIGDVLIRPEATGTDTYEKNNNLVLTKGARADSVPNLEIQTGEIVGAGHAATVGRFDDEQMFYMQSRGIPAAAAKMLIVRGFFTDVIKRIPLESVREQLENKVAEELENTVL, from the coding sequence ATGACCACCCCGCTTACTGAAACCGAGGCAACTATCACCCCGGTCAAGGCTGGAACTGAACACCAAACCAAGGGTGACCGTTTCACCTCTTTCAACGTCGAGGACTTCTCCATCCCTAAGGGTAAGGATGAGGACTGGCGCTTTACCCCGTTGCGCCGACTTCACGGTCTACACGACGGCACCGCAGCCGCCGGTGAACGCGCAAACATTGATGTCCAGGCACCCGAAGGCGTGAGTTACGAGGAACTGGATCCTTCCGATGAGCGCATCGGCCGCGCAGGCGCCCCTGTTGACCGCGCCGCAGCCCAAGCCTGGTCGGAGACCACGAAGGCCGATTACATCAAGGTCGCTAAGGACACAGTTCTCACCGATCCGGTCACCATCACCATCACTGGTGCAGGCGAGGAAAAGGTTTCTTACGGTTCTCTGGTCGTCGAATTGGACACCCACGCAGAGGCTGTTGTCATCGTGAAGTACGCCGGCTCTGGTGCGCATTCCGACAACATTGAGTTCGTTGTCGGTGATGGTGCCAAGCTGACCACAGTCGTCTTCGAAGACTGGAACCGCGACGGAGTTCACCTGTCCAACTCCCATATCCAGGTTGGTCGCGATGCTACCGTGCGCCATTACTACGCTGCCTTCGGTGGCGATGTGGTTCGCTCCGTACCACACGTGCGCTACACCGCTCCCGGCGGTGATGCCGAGCTTCTCGGCCTCTACTTCGCCGATGCTGGCCAATACTTCGAGCAGCGCCTGCTAGTCGATCACTCCATCCAGAACTGCCGCTCCAATGTTTTGTACAAGGGCGCGCTGCAGGGAGAGCCGGAGAAGGGTGCAGAGGCACGCGATGCACGCACGGCATGGATCGGCGATGTGCTGATCCGTCCGGAGGCAACCGGTACTGACACCTACGAAAAGAACAACAACCTGGTGCTCACCAAGGGTGCCCGTGCGGACTCCGTGCCGAACTTGGAAATTCAGACCGGCGAGATTGTCGGAGCTGGCCACGCTGCAACCGTCGGTCGATTCGATGACGAGCAGATGTTCTACATGCAGTCCCGAGGCATCCCTGCCGCAGCTGCCAAGATGCTCATCGTGCGTGGCTTCTTCACCGATGTCATCAAGCGCATTCCGCTGGAGTCTGTCCGTGAACAGCTTGAAAACAAGGTGGCTGAAGAGCTGGAGAACACAGTTCTCTAG
- a CDS encoding helix-turn-helix transcriptional regulator, whose amino-acid sequence MSDHDTRHRILLHVLRHGPVSATDISEEFGLSAAGVRRHLDNIVADGHAEIVSVPRSGQRGRPAKMFRLTDAGRSQFGHDYDTLALLALRALRQAGGEEAVEDFAAQRIHDLLGDIDDDEQGSTTFAHSSEDDDKVIAKARAIADALTEKGYAATVGNAAGGVQICRHHCPIQDVAQEFPELCAAEHRVVAELLGQHTQPLATIADGNGICTTHIPLTTIHPSPKKES is encoded by the coding sequence GTGAGCGATCACGATACTCGACACCGCATTTTGCTCCATGTGCTGCGCCATGGACCGGTCAGCGCAACGGACATCAGCGAAGAGTTTGGGCTCAGTGCCGCGGGTGTACGGCGACATCTAGACAATATTGTTGCCGACGGCCACGCAGAAATCGTCAGTGTTCCGCGCTCCGGCCAGCGAGGCCGCCCTGCCAAGATGTTCCGGCTTACCGATGCCGGGCGATCCCAATTTGGCCATGATTACGACACCCTGGCGCTACTCGCGCTCCGTGCGCTGAGGCAGGCTGGAGGCGAAGAAGCAGTGGAAGATTTCGCTGCCCAACGCATCCACGATCTACTCGGCGATATTGACGACGACGAGCAGGGGAGCACCACCTTCGCACATTCCTCCGAGGATGACGACAAGGTCATCGCCAAGGCTAGGGCGATCGCCGATGCGCTCACCGAGAAGGGATATGCTGCGACGGTTGGAAATGCTGCCGGTGGCGTTCAGATTTGTCGCCACCATTGCCCCATCCAGGATGTCGCGCAAGAGTTCCCTGAACTGTGCGCGGCGGAACACCGGGTGGTTGCGGAACTGCTCGGACAACATACACAACCGCTGGCTACTATTGCCGACGGCAATGGCATTTGCACCACCCATATTCCGCTGACAACGATTCACCCTTCCCCCAAGAAGGAAAGTTAA
- a CDS encoding ABC transporter ATP-binding protein — MQTHETHHATEDTCGPVVLTLDQVVRRYGDKTAVNGLSFQLRAGEVLALLGPNGAGKTTTVEMCEGFSSPDDGIVRVFGLDPAKKTNEVRTRIGVMLQGGGAYPGVRVQEMLDLVAAYSADPLDTEWLLETVGLASHRKTPYRRLSGGQQQRLSLACALVGRPELVFLDEPTAGLDAQSRMVVWDLIRSLKRDGVGVVLTTHLMDEAEALADNVVIIDHGVVVAQGSPEELTSLRQDPGTTPRGRLLIHVEGTLDVDVLREALETSVPGNSVTVHSQKPHHVEVECASISPEFIAHVAHGFAEQGALIRSLDVNKQTLEDVFLNITGREIRS; from the coding sequence GTGCAAACCCACGAAACTCATCACGCCACCGAGGACACCTGCGGTCCCGTGGTTCTCACGCTCGACCAGGTCGTGCGCCGGTATGGAGACAAAACGGCGGTCAACGGCCTGAGTTTCCAGCTGCGTGCCGGTGAGGTCTTGGCTCTTCTCGGCCCCAATGGCGCAGGCAAGACGACGACCGTCGAGATGTGTGAAGGATTCTCCTCCCCCGACGACGGCATTGTGCGAGTTTTCGGACTCGACCCGGCGAAGAAGACGAACGAGGTTCGCACCCGTATCGGTGTGATGCTTCAAGGTGGCGGTGCCTATCCCGGCGTCCGAGTCCAAGAGATGCTCGACCTCGTCGCCGCTTATTCCGCGGATCCCCTGGATACGGAATGGCTCCTCGAGACAGTGGGCCTGGCATCGCACAGGAAAACGCCATATCGGCGCCTCTCAGGAGGTCAGCAACAACGACTTTCCCTTGCCTGTGCCCTCGTCGGCAGACCCGAGCTGGTTTTTCTTGACGAGCCAACTGCGGGCCTCGATGCGCAATCCAGGATGGTGGTGTGGGATCTCATCCGCTCCCTCAAGCGCGATGGTGTCGGCGTCGTCTTGACCACGCACCTTATGGATGAAGCCGAGGCCTTGGCAGACAACGTCGTCATCATCGATCACGGTGTCGTGGTAGCTCAGGGCTCACCTGAAGAACTGACCTCCTTGCGTCAGGATCCAGGCACTACTCCGAGAGGTCGCCTACTGATCCACGTTGAAGGCACTCTCGACGTCGACGTGCTCCGTGAAGCGCTCGAGACGTCTGTGCCAGGTAACTCCGTGACCGTGCATTCGCAGAAACCTCACCACGTGGAGGTGGAATGCGCGTCCATCTCCCCCGAGTTCATCGCCCATGTCGCACACGGTTTCGCGGAGCAAGGGGCGCTAATCCGCTCACTGGATGTCAATAAACAGACATTGGAGGATGTGTTCCTCAATATCACTGGACGGGAGATCCGCTCATGA
- the sufB gene encoding Fe-S cluster assembly protein SufB, which produces MTQAAQQPQTDEEIINSIGAYGYGWHDSDVAGVSARRGLNEEVVRDISAKKNEPEWMLQRRLKALEIFDKKPLPTWGADLSGIDFDQIKYFVRSTEKQAQTWEDLPEDIKNTYDKLGIPEAERQRLVAGVAAQYESEVVYHQIREDLESQGVIFVDTDTGLRDYPELFEEYFGSVIPAGDNKFSALNTAVWSGGSFIYVPKGVHVDIPLQAYFRINTENMGQFERTLIIVDEDAYVHYVEGCTAPIYKTDSLHSAVVEIIVKKGGRCRYTTIQNWSNNVYNLVTKRTKCEEGATMEWVDGNIGSKVTMKYPAVWMTGPYAKGEVLSVAFAGEGQFQDTGAKMVHMAPHTSSNIVSKSVARSGGRAAYRGLVQINKEAHHSASNVECDALLVDSVSRSDTYPYNDIRNDHVTLGHEATVSQVSEDQLFYLMSRGIEEDEAMAMIVRGFVEPIAKELPMEYALELNRLIELQMEGSVG; this is translated from the coding sequence ATGACTCAAGCTGCACAGCAACCACAGACCGACGAGGAGATCATCAACTCCATCGGCGCCTATGGCTACGGTTGGCACGATTCCGACGTCGCAGGCGTTTCCGCACGTCGTGGCCTCAATGAAGAGGTCGTTCGTGACATCTCCGCCAAGAAGAACGAGCCGGAGTGGATGCTCCAACGCCGTTTGAAGGCTCTCGAAATCTTCGATAAGAAGCCTTTACCGACCTGGGGCGCGGATCTCTCCGGCATCGACTTCGACCAGATCAAGTACTTCGTGCGTTCCACGGAGAAGCAGGCTCAGACCTGGGAAGACCTACCTGAAGACATCAAAAATACCTACGACAAGCTCGGCATTCCTGAGGCAGAGCGTCAGCGTTTGGTCGCCGGCGTTGCCGCCCAGTACGAGTCCGAGGTTGTCTACCACCAGATTCGGGAAGATCTGGAGAGCCAGGGTGTCATATTCGTCGACACCGACACGGGCCTCCGCGATTACCCGGAACTTTTCGAAGAGTACTTCGGCTCCGTGATTCCAGCTGGTGACAATAAGTTCTCTGCACTGAATACCGCAGTGTGGTCCGGCGGTTCATTCATCTACGTGCCGAAGGGCGTCCACGTAGATATCCCTCTGCAGGCCTACTTCCGCATCAACACCGAGAACATGGGCCAGTTCGAGCGCACTCTCATCATCGTCGATGAAGATGCCTACGTGCACTATGTCGAGGGCTGCACCGCCCCGATCTACAAGACTGATTCCCTTCACTCCGCAGTGGTGGAGATCATCGTGAAGAAGGGCGGACGTTGCCGCTACACGACCATCCAGAACTGGTCCAATAACGTTTACAACCTCGTCACCAAGCGCACCAAGTGTGAAGAGGGCGCAACGATGGAATGGGTCGATGGCAACATCGGTTCCAAGGTCACCATGAAGTACCCAGCCGTGTGGATGACGGGTCCTTACGCCAAGGGTGAGGTACTCTCCGTCGCCTTCGCTGGCGAAGGGCAGTTCCAGGACACCGGCGCCAAGATGGTGCATATGGCACCTCACACTTCCTCCAACATCGTGTCGAAGTCCGTGGCTCGTTCCGGCGGACGTGCGGCCTACCGCGGCCTGGTCCAGATCAATAAGGAAGCGCACCACTCCGCCTCCAACGTGGAATGTGATGCCCTGCTGGTGGACTCTGTCTCCCGCTCCGACACTTACCCGTACAACGACATCCGAAACGACCACGTCACCTTGGGTCACGAAGCAACTGTTTCCCAGGTGTCCGAGGATCAGCTCTTCTACCTGATGTCGCGTGGCATCGAAGAGGACGAGGCCATGGCAATGATCGTTCGCGGCTTTGTGGAACCGATCGCCAAGGAACTCCCTATGGAGTACGCACTGGAGCTGAACCGACTCATTGAACTGCAGATGGAAGGATCGGTGGGCTAA
- a CDS encoding heme o synthase, with the protein MKTLVLKKSEARSPVNKFADTVKAYIALTKPRVIELLLVATIPAMLQAERGEVNFGLIILTLIGGWMGAASANTFNMVADYDIDQKMRRTRRRPLAKDSVSVKNATIFAWVLMIISFLWLWLLAHSLLASLFILLTIWFYIFVYTKWLKRRTWQNVIWGGAAGCMPVIVGWAVITDNNGGALSAGWTSWAQAVILFMVIFFWTPPHTWALGMRYREDYEAAGVPMMPVVKPPLEVTRQILWYTWATVITSLLLVPAAGWIYAAIALVSGLWFVIMAHRLHQGVKNGTPVKPMQLFFLSNNYLSILFVALSVDAVLGWQTIGGLLGL; encoded by the coding sequence ATGAAGACGCTTGTGTTGAAGAAAAGTGAGGCGAGAAGCCCGGTGAATAAGTTCGCTGACACCGTCAAGGCATATATTGCCTTGACTAAGCCCAGGGTCATCGAGTTGCTCCTGGTCGCGACGATCCCGGCAATGCTCCAGGCAGAGCGTGGCGAAGTTAATTTCGGGCTCATCATCCTGACCCTGATAGGTGGTTGGATGGGCGCCGCATCCGCAAATACCTTCAATATGGTCGCCGATTACGACATCGACCAGAAGATGAGGCGCACACGGCGCCGACCATTAGCGAAAGACAGCGTTTCCGTGAAGAACGCGACAATCTTCGCCTGGGTTCTGATGATCATCAGTTTCCTCTGGTTGTGGCTACTCGCTCACTCACTGCTCGCCAGCCTCTTCATACTTCTGACGATCTGGTTCTACATTTTCGTCTACACCAAGTGGCTCAAACGTCGCACGTGGCAGAACGTCATCTGGGGCGGTGCCGCAGGGTGTATGCCGGTGATCGTCGGCTGGGCTGTCATCACCGATAACAACGGTGGAGCACTGAGTGCTGGTTGGACGTCCTGGGCGCAAGCAGTCATTCTCTTCATGGTGATTTTCTTCTGGACTCCACCTCACACGTGGGCTTTGGGCATGCGCTACCGCGAGGACTACGAAGCCGCGGGGGTGCCAATGATGCCCGTCGTCAAACCCCCGCTGGAGGTCACCCGCCAGATTCTCTGGTACACCTGGGCAACCGTCATCACCTCCTTGTTGCTCGTTCCTGCAGCTGGTTGGATCTACGCGGCCATCGCACTCGTGTCAGGTCTGTGGTTTGTCATCATGGCGCACCGCCTCCACCAAGGCGTGAAAAACGGCACGCCTGTCAAGCCAATGCAGTTGTTCTTCCTCTCCAACAACTACCTGTCAATTCTCTTTGTTGCCCTCTCCGTTGATGCAGTATTGGGATGGCAAACAATTGGCGGCTTGCTCGGCTTGTAA
- a CDS encoding COX15/CtaA family protein yields the protein MQSRVQKEKNPLSRALMWLYAGVHKLDAKNPLTRSERIPSIATQRVFAIILLVCQTGITFTGSLVRVTGSGLGCDTWPQCHPGSFVPKAGAAPWIHQAIEFGNRLLTFVLIAAALVVFVALIRAGRRTLLLHMAFLQGIGIIVQAVIGGITVRLDLAWWMVAAHFLPSMILVFFAAVLVVRIGEPDDGQRVELMPRALIYLTHGSAFALAVVLTTGTLVTSAGPHAGDEAILPEHRLQIELLTIANLHAHSMYLYLGLTIGLLAGLFALNVDRKLKATAGWLIVAIVFQAVIGIIQFRLGVPTWTVPVHVIGSGVTALVTGLLWGQRQRLMGGNASHTGSVEADAQLVNNVDYARNS from the coding sequence ATGCAATCACGTGTGCAAAAGGAAAAGAATCCTCTGTCCAGAGCCCTCATGTGGCTCTATGCTGGGGTCCATAAATTGGACGCGAAAAACCCCTTGACCCGCTCGGAACGGATCCCCTCCATCGCAACCCAGCGAGTCTTCGCGATCATCCTCTTGGTCTGCCAAACGGGAATCACTTTTACCGGTTCGCTGGTGCGTGTGACCGGCTCTGGATTGGGATGTGATACCTGGCCACAGTGTCATCCCGGTTCCTTCGTCCCTAAAGCGGGAGCCGCACCGTGGATTCATCAGGCGATCGAGTTCGGAAATCGTCTGTTGACGTTCGTGCTTATTGCGGCGGCGCTGGTGGTGTTTGTGGCTTTGATTCGAGCCGGCCGCAGAACGCTGCTGTTACATATGGCCTTTTTGCAGGGAATCGGAATCATTGTCCAGGCGGTTATCGGCGGCATCACCGTACGGCTCGATCTGGCGTGGTGGATGGTTGCCGCTCACTTTCTGCCGTCCATGATTCTGGTGTTCTTCGCTGCCGTCCTCGTCGTACGCATCGGCGAACCGGATGATGGCCAGCGTGTGGAATTGATGCCCCGCGCTCTGATCTACCTCACCCACGGTTCCGCGTTCGCTCTGGCTGTGGTGCTCACTACCGGTACCTTGGTGACCTCCGCCGGCCCACATGCTGGTGATGAGGCGATCCTGCCCGAGCATCGACTCCAGATTGAGCTGCTCACGATTGCCAATCTGCACGCTCACTCTATGTATCTCTACCTGGGCTTGACCATTGGTCTCCTGGCAGGTTTGTTCGCTCTCAACGTCGATCGCAAGCTCAAGGCCACCGCTGGCTGGTTGATCGTCGCGATTGTCTTCCAAGCTGTCATCGGCATCATTCAGTTCCGGCTGGGTGTACCGACATGGACGGTCCCCGTGCACGTGATTGGTTCCGGTGTCACTGCTTTGGTCACGGGTCTACTGTGGGGGCAGCGTCAGCGTCTCATGGGTGGAAATGCTTCCCATACGGGCTCTGTGGAGGCCGACGCCCAACTGGTCAACAATGTCGACTATGCCCGAAATTCTTAA